One genomic window of Saccopteryx bilineata isolate mSacBil1 chromosome 4, mSacBil1_pri_phased_curated, whole genome shotgun sequence includes the following:
- the PRR7 gene encoding proline-rich protein 7 has product MVMSQGTYTFLTCFAGFWLIWGLIVLLCCFCSFLRRRLKRRQEERLREQNLRALELEPLELEGSLAGSPPGLAPPPPPPPPHRGRLEAPAHAHQHVHVHPLLHHGPTQPHAHPHAHHHALPHPPPHLSVPPRPWSYPRQAESDMSKPPCYEEAVLMAEPPPPYSEVLTDTRGLYRKIVTPFLSRRDSAEKQEQPPPSYKPLFLDRGYTSALHLPSGPRPGAPCPALCLQADRGRRVFPSWTDSELSSREPLEHGAWRLPVSIPLFGRTTAV; this is encoded by the exons ATGGTTATGTCCCAGGGCACCTACACGTTCCTAACGTGCTTCGCTGGTTTCTGGCTCATCTGGGGGCTCATCGTCCTACTCTGCTGCTTCTGCAGCTTCCTCCGCCGCCGCCTCAAACGGCGCCAGGAGGAGCGACTGCGTGAGCAGAACCTGCGTGCCCTCGAGCTGGAGCCCCTTGAGCTCGAAGGCAGCCTGGCAGGGAGCCCCCCGGGCctcgcgccgccgccgccgccgccacctccGCACCGCGGCCGCCTTGAGGCGCCGGCACACGCGCACCAGCACGTGCATGTGCACCCGCTGCTGCATCACGGGCCCACACAACCTCACGCGCACCCGCACGCACACCACCACGCACTACCGCACCCGCCGCCTCACCTCTCGGTACCGCCGCGTCCCTGGAGCTACCCGCGCCAAG CGGAATCGGACATGTCCAAGCCACCATGCTACGAAGAGGCGGTGCTGATGGCCGAGCCGCCGCCGCCCTACAGCGAGGTGCTCACGGACACGCGCGGCCTCTACCGTAAGATCGTCACACCCTTTTTGAGCCGCCGCGACAGCGCCGAGAAACAGGAGCAGCCGCCGCCCAGCTACAAGCCGCTCTTCCTGGACAGAGGCTACACGTCGGCGCTGCACCTGCCTAGCGGCCCGCGGCCCGGGGCCCCCTGTCCTGCACTCTGCCTGCAGGCAGACCGCGGCCGCCGAGTCTTCCCCAGCTGGACCGACTCGGAGCTTAGCAGCCGTGAGCCACTAGAACATGGAGCTTGGCGTTTGCCGGTTTCCATCCCCTTATTCGGGAGGACTACAGCTGTATAG